In the candidate division WOR-3 bacterium genome, CTGGACATTGGCAAATAGTTCTGCCCAATGGCCACCTAGGTCTTGCTACACGGCGGCTGTTTTTCAAGATAAAATTTGGCTTGGGGGTGGATTGGATAGTCTGAATTTAAGAAACGATGTCTGGTATTCCGAAGACGGCATAAACTGGGAAGAGGCGTTACCAGTTGCCCCTTGGTCCAGGCGAAGATGTAATACCTTAGTCTCTTTTGATAATCGGCTTTGGGTTTTAGGGGGTAATGATGGCACTCCCCGGAATGATATCTGGTATACATCTGGTCTCAGTGTCAGCGAAGATACCTTTCAGAAAATCCTCTCTCCCCAAATCTTCCCAAACCCATTTTCCAAATCTACCCTCATCCGCTACCGCGGACAAAAAAAGATTAGTATTAGTATTTATTCCATTTTGGGAGAAAAAATTAAGACCCTCATTAAGGAAAATGTGATTTCCAGAGGTTATACCATCATCTGGGATGGTCGGGATGATAAAGGGAAAGAAGTTCCCAAAGGGATTTACCTTTTAAGATTCTCCCTAGCCAAAAATAATTATCTTTTCCCCCTTATAAAGATTTAATCACCAAAAATTGGGACAAATTGAAACTTCTCAACATCAAAAAGACCTTTATCAGTGAGTTTTAACTCCGGGATAACCGGTAAGGCGAGAAATGAGAGCGTGGCAAAGGGATTAACAAGTTGGCATCCCAGTTTTCTTGCCCAATCTCCCATCTCTTCTAAAGAGGAAATAACCTCCTCCGCTTTTTTATCCGATAAAAGGCCGGCAATCGGGAGTGCTAATTCCTTTATCTTCCCCCTGCCCAATACCACCATCCCCCCTCTCATCTCAATAATCCTTTTCGCCGCGGAAAATATCTCCTCATCCTTAACCCCGACCACAATTATATTATGAGAATCGTGCGCCACCGAACTACCAATCGCCCCTTCCTTTAAGCCAAAACCACTCACAAAACCAATCCCGATATTACCAGTTCCCTTATGCCTCTCAATCACCACCAATTTCAATATATCCCTTTCGGTATCAGAAATAACCTCTCCCTCTTTCACCTTCGGCACTACCAACTCTTTTTTTGTTATAATCTGCCCCGGCAAAACCTTTATCACCTTAATCACCTTCCGCTCATCCTTAACCAAAAATCTCTCTAAGGAGAGACCCTTCACTCGAAAGGTTGATTTATTAGGAAGTTCGTAACCTTTTAGGGAAGTGGCAATCTCCCCATCTTTTGCCACGACCGCGCCGTTCTTTATCACCATCAAAACCCTAAAATCCTTTAAGTCCTTAACAATTGTCATATCCGCCCGATAACCAGGGGCAATCGCCCCGATGTTTCGCAAAGGGAAGTAGGTAGCGGGATTTAAGGTCGCCATCCGGAGAAGGAGAATCGGGTCTATCCCCAAAGAGACCCC is a window encoding:
- the ade gene encoding adenine deaminase — translated: MDNLLLKNGRLVNIFTGEIVKTNILVSSGKIREIGPYLSGEEEIDLKGSYLLPGLIESHIHLESSLLSPNEFSRLTLLSGTTTLICDPHEISNVLGIKGIYYLLKATRNLPQDFYFLIPSCVPATKFETAGGKIGLKEMRRLLKEKRILGLAEVMNFPGVISGDKEILGKIRLVQKSGRELVIDGHSPGLRGKDLAIYLFSGISSDHESVNAEEAKEKLSLGMWIMVREGSAAKNLKDLLPIINWRNERRLLLCSDDIHPEDLLKEGHLNAILRKGVSLGIDPILLLRMATLNPATYFPLRNIGAIAPGYRADMTIVKDLKDFRVLMVIKNGAVVAKDGEIATSLKGYELPNKSTFRVKGLSLERFLVKDERKVIKVIKVLPGQIITKKELVVPKVKEGEVISDTERDILKLVVIERHKGTGNIGIGFVSGFGLKEGAIGSSVAHDSHNIIVVGVKDEEIFSAAKRIIEMRGGMVVLGRGKIKELALPIAGLLSDKKAEEVISSLEEMGDWARKLGCQLVNPFATLSFLALPVIPELKLTDKGLFDVEKFQFVPIFGD